Genomic segment of Roseofilum casamattae BLCC-M143:
GTCCGCAATAAAGCGGATGACAAACTTGCCGAGATGGGTAAGAAAATCGATTTGAACAATGCTAGCGTGCGCTCTTTTCTGGAGCTACGCGGGTTTTACCCAGTTTTAGCCAAGAAAATTGTCGGCAATAGTCCCTATGACAAGGTGGAAGATGTACTGGAAATTCCCGGTCTGAGCGATCGCCAAAAAAGTAAAATTCAAGGGAATCTGGATAAGTTCGTCGCAACTCCTCCAGATGAAGCCTTTGTTTACGGACAGAATAACGTCAACAATGGTAACTACGATTAGAGGCTAATATCGCGCTCATACTCGCGATCGCTAATCTAGCACTTAATCCCAGTTGCTAATTTATAGCTTGAAGAGTAACTGGGATTAGTTTTGTTGATATTGCTTGGTGTGGGAAGGGTGAGTTGGGCAGACACAATCGATGGTAAACCAATACAGCAATCAGGGGACTTGAGAAATGCAGCGTATCCCGAAATCGCTTTGATTCGTTCGCCGTTAGAGTTTACTTGCTAAACTTCAGATACAATAATCGGCAGTACTAGCGTCCGCCAGTGTCTCCCGTACTGTCGGGTTTGCCATTATCAGGAGGTTGATAATTTTCGAGACACGAAACTAATTCCCTATTGGGTATCCCAAAATTGGTTATCCCAAAGCGGTTCTGGTCAGATAGACCCCAACTTGGTTGGGCTAAGGCGGCGATCGCCAACAGGCCGCCTGTAAAAGCCACTGTTACTTTTCTAAGCCCTAATTGTATACCCATACCCATCACCCTAGCTCGCCTGAGACTTACTTTCAATTATACTGGCAGTTTTACCGAATTTAACAATTATTGTCAATCCTCTAATTTCAGCAGTTCAGTATATATACTATTGCCTTTAATTGCTGCATTCGATGACGATAGGTCAGGCTCCTCAGAGCCAGCAAGCAATCAGAGAATTCACGCAACCCTATCTCTTTATTCTGGCGATTTTTCCCCAAACCGGAATAAAAATTATTTAATCTGTAAAACTACATGGGTTCGGGACTATCTGCAAGTAAGTACCGGTTTTTTCCTTGTATCTTGGCTTGATACATCGCTCGATCGGCAGACTTGACCAATGCTTCGAGAGTCTGTCCGTGCTCTGGATACAAACTGATACCTAAACTTAAGGTAACGTTAAGTTCGCCCTCCTTCACCGGCAACGGCTGAGTAACCGCAGCGATGACCTTTTCCGCGACCCGAATTGCAACTCCTTTACTTGGGATTTCCGGCAGAATAATCGTAAACTCATCTCCTCCCAACCGAGCCACCGTATCCGTTCCCCGC
This window contains:
- the psbU gene encoding photosystem II complex extrinsic protein PsbU, giving the protein MKRLLCLLSAFVASVVMLMSLHTAPATAGSWSGWSVHSPILAEAAVRNKADDKLAEMGKKIDLNNASVRSFLELRGFYPVLAKKIVGNSPYDKVEDVLEIPGLSDRQKSKIQGNLDKFVATPPDEAFVYGQNNVNNGNYD